In Drosophila pseudoobscura strain MV-25-SWS-2005 chromosome 4, UCI_Dpse_MV25, whole genome shotgun sequence, the following proteins share a genomic window:
- the LOC4816904 gene encoding uncharacterized protein, translating to MRPPVRSASQSQSQSQSSINKCLPLIKRDCAQGPNLVNPQARRGSPDTQNARSPDRLDNSNYPAESERGGLMQQKRQQLQLTFGQRVGDKGEPRRSLAIIMDEQKPQQQQQQPQPTLDGMSNEASSVSGLRRQPTKYPHGLNITVQTIDDDYSRASTLRSKGSSSEESACWSDTHKYRIGMLGSPEALAELQVRRYKYPLTSPSYYLEAAQQKPTPLMLLGYARRACRWKYLRWPIIFVASVLLFFGLITYCLWLHDVSVARARFLQRRHESAVTSSTSSSSEVYDEETSTTTDPDGDGEPQETTRLRAVEGGEHTTEFQPEMTLEEGQEEDYDDTLLPADSIRFTSGHQNSFGVPIEQDKRMLQLLKDLLPRPQATPPGHEQPLTRVSPTLPPPSAASGRPTEAMSTTPSPTNSGCYSTMLPMCQGVLDYDLTYNREGSAPRDAAAMAAYEDLLRANCSARAIEFVCAALEPECRPSPVGQLPPCRRICKAILEACSIAISNSDVLSELFDCSQYPDAHESHKCEDPTRRRDDCYANEFQCHDGSCIPQQWQCDKIKDCSGGEDEDEQCLVCEQQDEFRCRSNEKCIPEGQRCDLNFDCLDGSDEEDCDEYGSGDSAPFDEAELNAFPRVFSYASFLSPNETNDKLYTYITATTDEEAGTETKFQIHQVAAPVPTPVNGSSGEAGPGPKGFVNFRDSKEIMMTSDSENKFKYSQRANRTSVKFSISGPTTPAARTASAIPSSALVQQRGRTTSTSTTTTTTKAPPTTQTAVTAPGGCLPHELRCVSGKCITVSQLCDKQIDCPDAADELMCVYRERPSGRRTTTTSSTTSTPKPPRATPTPTSSARTTSTNHSAKGSTTTRRSVRTTPNRSRKPKS from the exons ATGCGGCCACCTGTAAGAAGCgcgtcccagtcccagtcacagtcccagtccagCATCAACAAGTGCTTGCCGCTCATAAAAA gagaCTGCGCTCAAGGCCCTAATCTGGTGAACCCCCAGGCACGAAGAGGCTCCCCAGATACCCAAAACGCCAGATCGCCAGATCGGTTAGACAATAGCAATTACCCcgcagagagcgagcgaggaGGGCTTATGCaacagaagcggcagcagctgcaattGACATTTGGACAAAGAGTCGGAGACAAAGGTGAGCCGAGGCGATCTCTGGCAATAATCATGGATGAACAgaagccccagcagcagcagcagcagccacaaccgACCCTCGATGGCATGTCGAATGAGGCCTCATCAGTCAGTGGATTGAGACGTCAGCCCACAAAATATCCGCACGGCCTCAATATCACGGTGCAGACCATCGACGACGACTACTCCCGCGCCTCGACTCTGCGCAGCAAGGGCTCCTCCAGCGAGGAGTCGGCCTGCTGGAGCGACACCCACAAATATCGCATTGGCATGCTGGGCAGCCCCGAGGCCCTGGCGGAGCTCCAGGTGCGCCGCTACAAGTATCCCCTGACGAGCCCCAGCTACTACCTGGAGGCGGCCCAGCAGAAGCCCACGCCCCTGATGCTCTTGGGCTATGCCCGGCGCGCCTGTCGCTGGAAGTACCTGCGCTGGCCCATCATCTTCGTGGCCAGCGTGCTGCTCTTCTTCGGCCTGATCACCTACTGCCTGTGGCTGCACGACGTGAGTGTGGCCCGGGCACGCTTCCTGCAGCGCCGCCACGAATCAGCCGTCACGTCCTCCACGAGCAGCAGCTCCGAGGTCTACGATGAGGAAACCAGCACCACCACGGACccggacggggacggggagcCCCAGGAGACCACGCGACTCAGAGCGGTCGAGGGGGGGGAGCACACAACGGAGTTCCAGCCAGAGATGACTTTggaggaggggcaggaggaggactaCGACGACACCTTGCTGCCGGCAGACAGTATTCGATTCACATCTGGCCACCAGAACAGCTTCGGGGTGCCCATCGAGCAGGACAAGCGAATGCTGCAGTTGCTAAAGGAC CTACTGCCCAGACCCCAGGCCACGCCTCCAGGCCACGAGCAGCCCCTCACGCGGGTCTCGCCCACTCTGCCGCCCCCGTCGGCGGCCAGCGGACGACCCACAGAGGCCATGAGCACCACACCGTCGCCGACAAACAGCGGCTGCTACTCCACCATGCTGCCCATGTGCCAGGGCGTGCTCGACTACGACCTCACCTACAACCGGGAGGGGTCTGCCCCACGGGATGCCGCCGCCATGGCGGCCTACGAGGACCTCCTGCGGGCCAACTGCTCGGCGCGGGCCATCGAGTTTGTGTGCGCGGCCCTGGAGCCGGAGTGCCGGCCCTCGCCCGTGGGCCAGCTGCCGCCCTGTCGAAGGATCTGCAAGG CCATTCTGGAGGCCTGCTCCATAGCTATATCCAACTCGGATGTCCTCAGCGAGCTGTTCGACTGCAGCCAGTACCCCGATGCCCACGAGAGCCACAAGTGCGAGGATCCCACGCGGCGGCGGGACGACTGCTATGCGAATGAGTTCCAGTGCCACGACGGCAGCTGCATAccgcagcagtggcagtgcgaCAAGATCAAGGACTGCTCGGGcggcgaggacgaggacgagcagTGCCTGGTGTGCGAGCAGCAGGACGAGTTCCGGTGCCGCTCCAACGAGAAGTGCATTCCGGAGGGCCAGCGCTGCGACCTCAACTTTGACTGTCTCGACGGCAGCGACGAGGAGGACTGCGACGAGTACGGCTCGGGGGACTCGGCCCCCTTCGACGAGGCGGAGCTGAACGCCTTCCCCAGGGTCTTCTCCTACGCCAGCTTCCTGTCGCCCAACGAGACCAACGACAAGTTGTACACCTACATCACGGCCACCACGGACGAGGAGGCGGGCACCGAGACCAAGTTTCAGATCCATCAGGTGGCTGCTCCCGTTCCAACGCCAGTGAATGGCTCCAGCGGGGaggcaggaccaggacccaAGGGGTTTG TAAACTTTCGGGACAGCAAGGAGATCATGATGACCAGCGACTCGGAGAACAAGTTCAAGTACTCCCAGAGGGCCAATCGCACTTCTGTGAAGTTCAGCATCAGTGGCCCCACGACGCCGGCGGCAAGGACAGCCAGTGCGATTCCCAGCTCTGCGTTGGTGCAACAGCGAGGacgcaccaccagcaccagcaccacgaCGACCACCACCAAGGCCCCACCCACAACACAGACAGCGGTGACTGCCCCAGGGGGTTGTCTGCCCCACGAGCTGCGGTGCGTGAGTGGCAAGTGCATCACCGTCAGTCAGCTGTGCGATAAG CAAATTGATTGTCCCGATGCCGCCGACGAGCTGATGTGCGTCTATCGGGAGCGTCCCAGTGGCCGTAGGACTACCACGACCAGCAGCACCACTTCGACCCCGAAGCCGCCCAgagccacgcccacgcccacaagCAGTGCCAGAACCACATCGACGAACCACAGTGCCAAAGGCAGCACCACAACGCGACGCTCAGTGCGGACCACGCCCAATCGAAGTCGAAAGCCCAAGTCTTAG